CCTTGGTACTAAGGATAAcaacatctctctctctcttaattttattttatattatgtgtttgtgtgtgtgttgTTGATAAGTAACAACCACCTCTTTCTGTAGATACCTTTCATGAGAACATGATCCAGGTCATTCCCCATCTTTAAAGCCAATTCACTTACATCCTCCTGTGAACTTCTAAAGCTAAAGAAGTGCTACTATATAACCACTTGGTATCTAAACTACTTTAATAGTATCTCTGATTCTCATAAATCGCTCCTCTGTAGGCCAAAGCTACTCCCTTGTGACAGCAGACTATTGGCACCTAGTTTCCTAATACATAATGTCTATGATGAAACCTCCAAGACGTCTCACCATAAGGAAGGATCCTCATACATAGAAAAGGATCCAATGAATTTGAAATGATTAAACAAACCTCATTTTGGGAGGGTGAGAACATAAAATAATATCAGAAGTGCAAAAATGATCAAAGAATTTTTGGCCCCAAAGAACTCTAAGGTACGGAAGAAGCAAGGATTCTCGTTTGTTGCCGTGGAATTAGTTTTCTAAATATGTTATCTTGCTATTACTACTTGTTATCGGTACCCGTTTCATATTCTCTGTTGCTATCTTCGATTTAGTTTTCtaattatttgtcttgctattactTGCTATCAGGGCTTCTCTCACcttctttagccgagggtctatcggaaacagtctctctgcccttccagggtaggggtaaggctgcatacatcctaccctccccaaaccccacttgtggaataatattgggtggttgttgttgttgttgataagCACATGAAATTCATTGACAAAGTAAGATTTACTGGTGAGCAATACAATATGTAAATAAGTCTGTATAGCAATGTATATAGAATTACAAAGTATATCGAATACGTGCATATTTCTAATTACTTGCATTAATATATAAGTAAATTTCATGTAATTTTTTCATGGAGTTCATATAATCCTTTACCGCAAAAGAAGAAGTATTTGAGGTACGTTTCCAACTTCTTTTGAAATGATTCTTAGTTGCATTAATTGGAAAGTTCATGAAGGTCAATTCTCTAGAAAATCATATGGATCAGATAATTGAAAGGAGAGAAGTCCTCGCAAAAAGGTATTTCTGGTACATCCAAAAAAATTTGAGATGACTAAAGTTAAAAAAGGAGTCATTACCCAGAAGGTGTATGTTAGGTAGGCATCCAACTTCGCCATGGCTACAACAAGTAACATTTATTAGTAACATATTCCACATATTCAGTTAGCTGACCCTTCTTCATTCTcaggaaaaagaaattgaaggTCTTCATTGTCCCTGTACACTTGCACCAGAGCAGCTGCTTTATACGCAAACAACCCAACCATAGCAGGAACCAGCTGTTAAGATCCCAAAAATATGTCACAATAACTTATGAAAAACCACAACCAGATGAATCAAACAGAGGATAGCTTAAATAAGTCAAGATTCTAAAGGTTTAAATAGGTGTTGATTTAAATGCTGTAAATGTACACAGCATCACCTGGAAATCAAAAAGATCATGGGCAAAATGCTGACACAATTCCCACAATCCATATATTGCTGCAGGAAACACAAGCCTGGGAGATGAAAGAGCGATACTGCTGCCTTTAACCGATCTCTCAAAAAAATCCTGCAGATCTTGGCTTCGTATTCCAATTCTGAGGGGAAGAAATATCAGATCACTTCAGTCAGTGAGGTTCACCATTCTCATGTGGAGCATAACCAAATGAAGACATAGTTATGGAATTACttttttagtttctttttcttaaaaatcTCAGGAACTGTCTCTTGTGAGAGGTTGTCTGCATGTTGGCAGAGGAGCTGCAGGTACACGTAACTGCATAAGAAATTACAGACAACATTACCAGAAAGAAATAAGCCGAGTCGAATATGATATGGCCAATTTTATCGAAACATATCCTCAAGAAAAGAGAACAGTTGAAATGTGAAGATCCTATCACAACTAAGTACTGTAAGGTCTAGATGATGTAAAAGCATATTTCTTAATATTATAAGCTATCCATTTTTTACTGCCCATATGTGCCAAACTAGGTTGTTTACAAGTACTAGGATGATCTATAAACAGGATAGATAGAGTAAAAAATAATTCTAAATCATACCTGAAAACAACTCCAGTTGCATAGCTCAAAGCCGCCTATGGATTAAACAAGTAAATCTGTCAGTCCACTGCAGATGCAGGTTTATACTAACCTGGGACCTCTTTCATAAGGTAGACAAGATAAATAACCCAGTGAAAAAGGAATAACAAAACAAATTTTAGTCAATAAAGCAGTGGAAATGTAAAGAAATTTGCAATAGGAACAAAAATTGGGCATCAATGGTGACTGCAGCTGTTGTGAGATGTTCTACTAAGTTGATAGGGTGGTTTATTATAAGAAGAGACTGTAAAAGAGAGTATGAAACTCGGAGGCTCACTCTCTCCATTATAAGCTTTCCCAATTGCAGTAAATCAATCACCTATTGTGATATACATGCATGTGCGCTCACTGCTCCCACAGCTAAAGTGAAGATTTAGGTTAATATAGCACAAGTAAGCATGACCATTAATGTTTTTTTTCTTATAAGTACCATGGCCACTAATGCTTCTAAGGTTAAACTATATGCCTTCTATTATAGAATGTCTCGACCTCAGAACCTCTTCTACCAAATACCTGGACTGATAAAGCTACCAAACAATATCCACTGCAAGCAGTTCCAATGCCCACGGTTAAGTAAAGTAGCTCCTTCTTAAGCTGCAAGAGAAACAGAAAATGTTTTATACCTTGTAGATTTAGAACATAAGATAGCTCATTTGCAGATATCTTTTCTGTGCGCTTCAACAATCTTTTAATTGGGATACAATTTCATTGAACCATGCTTTCATAGTGAGAGTTAACATTTGAAATCTTTTCCTTGTCACTTTCATATACTCTAAGCAGCAGGTGAAATGTTATCTAGGTATAGCCTAAGGTGCCTTCTACTTAAGAACTCCCATCTTTCATGCTTTATGACACGAAATTCCAGCCAGCAACTGCAAGAATGTGCAAGCACCATAAATAAGTAGAGGTCTTGTAAATCACTCAACAGCTCAGACTAAGagtctgtttggccaagcttctgggaggccaaaagtacttttttccctcaaagaagtactttttaaaaaatttaaattgtTTGGCCAATACAGAGAAGTACTTTTGGCCAGCAGCAGAAGCAATTTTtttgcttttgggaagaagctgaaaattctagcttcttccaagaagcaaaagcagaagtagaaaattaatttattcaagacaaaattatcctcaccataaatttatattttccaaattatcacttactaaattttttttttattttcaattttgtttataatttttaccatttaaaaaaaatgaaaaggtctgcgtacacactaccttccctATACAccacggtgtgggataatactaggtatgttgttgttgttaccaattttttttttttaaattaaagacATTATATACATGAATCATATTGTAACTTTCCAAATTCTTTATTGACTttcttgtttttgattttttctttgtgTAATGTCTTGTAACTTTCCAaattatcttctttttttctcacACTAAAGCAAATTATCTACATCCTTCTTTGGATTATCAATTTTCTTCCTACAAATAATCGTTTATAATTTCTTCTGTTATATGCTATTAGTGCCCGAATCTTTAAAACAGTTATTAAATCTAATTTGTGAAAATTACCTACAAATATGTAATAAATTTACAATTGCATCACATAATCTATCtattctatatattattaaaagaagaaaaaacatcCACATTAAGCCAAGTGTACAGCCTCACAATAGgccacttggcaatttaggaCAAAGTTAGTAAGGTTATgtaataattagtttctttttgaatttaaattttaaaaataaataaactaTACACTATATAttgttaataattagttactctttttgaatttgaatttaaacatacttaactatttttttaacgaatttttttatttttatatatttaaaattatttctaTTTTACGCTCAATACCATCTTTCAAGTTTGACACACAGAATCATCTAGTTATAACTACCATGGCTATACATAATTTCATCTGACTGATAAAAAATTCAACTATTATGTTAATGAAGACATTACTGCAGAAATTGAGGAAGGAGATGGGCCTTCTGATATTTCTTTAGAAATGCAACGCAAGTCTTCTACTAATATAGATGCATTGTGTGATAGAAGTAGAGATGAAATTGTTGAGAAATATTATCATGTGTGAGTGACTTTACTTATTATTTCATGGTGGATTATCAATATATAGCAATTTGTGGAATAGGCTTCTAATTCATACTGAATATTGTATTTTGATTATTCAAATCATCATGTAACCATAAGTAATTATACTAGATAATATTATATGCTTTGGTATAACTATAAAAGTAAAATTGATTTAAATCTTTAATATGTTTGATTACTTTAtgttttaattaaataaaataaaaataataaaagtttcTTACGATAAATATTTAAGTTCATTTTTCTCTCTAAAAAATTATAAGACCTTGGTACTATCCTTTTTGGTAATTTTGacactcaaaagcactttttagaAAGATTGGCCAAACACAATTTGTTTACCAAATGTTGCGAAAGGTACTTCTTAAAtgaattggccaaacacaaactacttttttttttcaaaagtacttatgaaaaaagtacttttcaaaataaacagaTTTTGGcaacttggccaaacgggctctaatagcttgtttggccaagttgcaaaaatcagcttattttgagaggtgttttttttcaaaagtgtttttctcaaaagtacttttggtgagaagcagtttgtgttttgGCTAATTTACTTAAAAAGCACTTCTGAGAGCAATTAGttattagtgtttggccaagcttataaaaattgcttctaagtatatttttctcaaaagtgattttcaaaaaagtgcttttggagagaagctacttttttctgtttctccaaaactgtttctgcttctcctcaaaagcacttttttaatCTCTAAAAGCTTGGCCAGacacttcaactttgaaaaaaaagcaaaaaaaaagtgtttttggattggagaagcttggccaaacaggctataagtatGCATAGAGTATGTGTTCATAGAACCATTCAGATTCCACCTTTTTGTCAATAAATTATCTACAATAATATCCCCTTTTCTCCACTAACCATAAAAAAATATTGGAACTAGGAGATAATACGAATACAGAAGAACAATTACAGAGTGATAACAATATACAAGAAGCCGATTTTCCTTTGGACACCCTTTTGCCACAAGTAAATAAGACAACGTGAACCACAATAATGATGATAACCCGCAAGAGAGATTAAGAGTAGAGTCTCAACTATCTAAACCGACTACACTGGTGTTCCAGTGCTGCCAAATATAAAcatttattaaaaatataaagaGCATGAATGTAGTAAGAGGCTTGACTGAGGGATACATACAGCTTCATATCTGAGAAAGTTTAGCCTTTTCCTTCTTTCCCTATCATCTTGTATTTCCTGTGCATATCATTAGAAGCGTCAATAGCAAAAATATTACTACTACTCATTCCCTCGCTCATAATTAAGAATATTCAAAGCTCCactgaaaagaaggaaaaaaaaacaaaacttgTAAATAAACACCTTAAGGGTCCTCTTTTTATTAACTGGCGCCGTGGCATCACCTGAAAGCCACTCTTTGGTACTTTTCAATTTCAAAAACCCACCTTCATTATCTTCCCCTGATACCTGCATTTGCATTTTCGTGGTTCAATATTCAAATACGAAGCAAACTAACACCAAAAACccacaaaacaaaaggaaaatattAAGTTATATACATTGAAAGTGTAATGAATTTTGTACACCATCAATATAACTTAACATGTTATAACAAGTTACTTAGCATTTAATCTAAATTACCAATCAACGCTATTCAATGGAGTTACCTATAATTATCTTTTGAAGTGAGTTGATTGTGTAAATATTTTTTACACCGACCGTGAATAAAAATTAAACTCAAAAAGAGGGCATGAAAATACCTCCAGTGACTGTGTAGCCTCAGTTGCACAATTTCCAGCTTCTAAAGAATCAAAATTTACCACATTTCTAAGCCAAATTCTATCAGAAATTCTGGAGATAATATCCCCATTTAACTCTCTTTCCCTCAAGAAATCTTGAAAAACGTCATCCACTGCAACTTCACTCACtgaggcaaaaaaaaaaaaaaaagattaaaaaacGGAAATTACTCAAATGGGTAgttacaaaattactcaaatggGTAGTTACAAAATTACAATGTTTTCAACGAAAAGTAAATTTTAAGTATTGCAATTACCGGGTCGAGAGGTTTTGAGAACAGAGAGTGTTGTAGTGAATCTGGGGTGGTCCCGGCAGCGACGCGGTGGTGAGGTTAAAGGGGAGAGAAACTGAGAGTGATTGGAAAAACACAATGGTAACATTTCAGTTCTTATATATGATATGGAATTCATACGCTAATATGCTTTGGAATttgacaaaagaaaaaaagagaatttcTCTTTTGGGTACAATTCCTTTTTTGGAGTGGACAATTTGAAGCTAGCTATTAGCTTTCTTTTTATCCTCTGCAAGTTGTTCTGGAATTTTTGCTTGATAGATGACCAAGTTGCATATTAGAGAAGGGAATATCTTCTTTTCCTcgccttttttttttaaaaaaataattatttttttgttttcttggtGAAAATGATGGCTTTGGAAAATATGGTATTACCGTACACAATAAATTACgtgagaaaataaaatcaagatcgAAAAATATTCTAACAATCATAatatttgatttcaaatatttgagcATTACAATATCTATCAATCTTCtaattcttcttttcaatagtaaattaattcaagggcctttgagcttgaacTTGAGCTTGATTTGTTCTTTATTCTTGAGTTTGAACTTGATTATTTAATCCActagctctttcttgcttcttgttataacttatGGTGTATTTTTTTGGGTTATGAAGACCTCTATTTATAATTGTGGAAAAGAAGAGTTATGATAataacaaactctttccgaccaatcaaatcgAAGTGTGACAagaccgcatttgattggccaaaacatgtcacttgcacatgtaGCACGATTCCATTGACCTTTTAACGTGATAtgacatgccttgtcattttgacacgtggcatgatcctaatggctcttccgtttgacttggtgTGCCATGTCATTTGACACATGATATCAAATTgagcctctaggaagatgacatttTGGTCCCAATAAAGTGGGTTCATCACatgtagcccaattaaatgggctagcccaatggattcaggcttatttatttaatctataTATATTAGACTTATATAactaatccaattatattagcccaacaagtttatttgaactaatatatcttgaatttaaaatatagtccgaATTATTTTACGGATTTAATTTCAACAAAATTTATATGTCTATAAATGCCCCTACCTCAAGCTTGTCGAGATGTAGGCTTGTCGAAACCGAATCAGGCCTTGAAGTACGGATTAATTAAGACATATTCCTTTGGATGACAACTTAGATAAGAAACATCAACTTTTACACACTTGAATTATATCAAAACGGGGCTATCGGACCATGTAATTCATCAAATATTACTTTTAAAGAGGCCTATAAACTAACTCAAATAATGGCCTCATCTATGTACTAAAGTAACGTCATATCCAAGCCTTGTCGTTAATCGTGCCAACTTGATCTAGTTAACATACATGCTATTAACTAAACAAATATAAAACCTTCATAACACCTAACTACATATCATTTACTACTTCATCACAAAAGCCACGTATACACCACTTTGACACAAAAAGAACACAAAAAACGAACGTGTCTCTATCAGTAGGTAGGCTTGTCCATATGGAATTAGTTTTGTTAGAATCCAATCGAGAATAGAATTGCTTTACCAACTCCAACTTGGGCATGGAAGATTTGTGGGCGTtcggacataagaattgtaaaattttaaaATAGGGGGAaaatttttcaagtgaaaataatatttgaaatttagaggTGTGTTtatacatgaatataattttgggttgtttttgaagttttgtgagtgatttgagtgaaaattttaaaaaacagggttttggagtttttcaaattttcgaaattattcaaaatgcatcttcaagtgaaaattgaaaattttatgaacaaacgtcgattttggaaaaaaatgatttttttttggaaaaaaaaggaaaaatttcttatgtccaaacgggctcttaatcACTGCCGATGTTCCCACACTGAACATGGGTTATTAGTGCCTCCATTCAGAAATCTATATAAACGCATATGCTCGTATTTGTTAAGCATTAGGTCGCAGTATTTGCATACCTATTCAAGTGTATCTTTTATAGGTAAAAGCACTATTTCTTTAACTGCATTTTTTTCTATTattgttctttttttttgtagGCCAAGCAAACAAGGATAACCTCTGCATGAAGAAGGTGATCATAGGGTTTAAAGGGATGGGTACTCATTCCGGCTCGAATATCGGggagattactctcaaggtggtccgaatatcggagagattactctcaaggtgaCCCGACTATAGGAGAGACTACTCTCAAGGTGACccgactatcagagagattactctcaatgtggcccgactatcggagagattactctcaagatgacccgactatcggagagattattCTCAAGGTGGCCCcaatatcggagagattactctcaaggtgtGAAGGGATGAATACTCATTCCCCTCTCCCCTCCGAAAACCAGAGGCCATTTCATCCATTTAGACCTTTGTTCCCATTCTAATATTCTTGATTTGGACTTTGAtgactttttttttgttctttgcaTCCCGAAGAGATGGCAAATTTCAGAGATTATACCTCACCTACCTTCAAACTTAGATATCTTGTAATCGAGACTGAAGATGACATAGAACAAACCAAGCTTTTGGTTCACACCCCACAAGTTGGCCGGTATGCAGCCTTATGGCCTTCTTTGATGAACTCGCTTTACGTAGAAAACTGGACCTTGGAGCACAAGTCTACTTCTAATCAATTGTCCAAGATGTGGTCTCTCAAAATGCCAATCCATCGCCATGTAAGCATTGCTAGCAACCTTCTAAACTTAGGGCGTCGCATAATTCAAGGAGAAGTATGTTGGGGAAATACATCAATAATCGAGGGCGAGTATCGTCATATTCCAGGATATTGGGAATGAACTGAAGATGTACTGGTGGAAGCCAACAAACCCTAAGTACAGTAAAGATTTATGATGTTGTCTATGCCTCACTTTTCACTTATAATCGAAACTCGAACATTTTGCAAGCATTTTATGAGGCTTGGTACCCCAAGACGAACATGCTTCTTACATCAACTGGGGAACTATCCATCTCTATTTGGGACTTACATATCCTTGTCTGCCCATTGCGGGTTTTCCGTACACAGAAGTGGTACACGAGACAAGAGAACTCATCGGTTTGGACGAAAAATAGATGAGATTTATTCCTCGATATTGCGAGTATTTATTTGTTGCCTTCCATCACCTTAAGGAAGGTACGAGTGTTAACCAAAAGGTCTTCTTGAGCAAGTGGGCAAATTTTTGGTATAAGAAAGCTTTAATATATAAATCTGCCCCACTgtgaaaggaaaagaaatccgCGTGCCTAAATTCGACACATAATCCTGGCGGAGTTATTCCCGAGATAACTATGTGGTCGAATAATCAAGGAGTTATAATCTCCAAGCTTAGGGCggggtatgataagaaagatgaAACATATATAACATCCTTCTTATCATGTTGGATATGGGCCTTTTTGTTTCCCTATAAGGTAGAGGACTTCATTCGTCCCGAGACTTTTAAGATGGCAAGCATGATGGTAAGCGAGCGAAAAATTAGCCTTGCGGTCCCAGTTTTGGCGAGTATTTATCATGATTTGAATAAGATTTCGTGTTCTTCCCAACTTGATCAGGTCAAAGTTTGCTTTCCCAAccattatttttatgattgtcTTGCACATTAACTCAAAACCCATTATCCACTTGCTAAGGTTCCGTCTGTCCCTTTGATGGTGGCATACTTAGGAGAAGGAGCCGCGAGGTACTTTGACAAGAAGGATGCAAGAAAATGCATCCACAATGGAGAGGTATAGTTTGGACACCAACAATGTTAACTAATACTcgttgataggttacaagtactttggtcataagtactttactttatgttttgatgatctaacaaacttactatccagaaccagataaggaacctgttacacatttacaagaccttaagatcacaaggttccaggttgggatccagcATGGGATATGATTCAACTCCTTAGAGTGGAAGGAATAgctgagggaacaggtccctaccgGTTCCCGAGGAGATTGTACGAAGTCAACTTTCTAGCTGGAAAGTTGttgcctgcacacgctactgtACAATAACAGTGTAGCAGTCAACTTTCTGTTGaagactttttacctaccttgcttacatcattgtatgTGAGGTCATACATGTATTATTAACATCAAGGGAGGTAAAACACATTCACTTGAACACTTAGAGATTTTACTCAAGCTCACTCATGTGATTATCCAGCAAAAAAGTTTCAAgtgcttcaagaacaaagaacaaagcaAATACGGACCAGTTCCCATATCAAGTCATTATATGTCCTTAGtggagttgtaactttgtaatagttcttcaCTTGTATTTCCTACTTAGCTTGTTTAGAAGTATTTTGTACGAACCCCTTTTGTAAACCTTAAACCTGTgtgtttgagtcttggctagagttagtcatgttgtaaagtctttgtaatagagttattataaagtgacttgtaataagtgtgttacaagttagtgagagattaaaaggttaattcctaggttgcataAGTTATAATCTAAAagtgctcagtagtgaagttgaaatcctacaagggtaggtcatggttttaatcccgttgagctgggaattttccacgtaaaattccttTTGTCACTTATTTACTGCTGTGTGTATGTACTGTTGAAgctgatagagaacctggttctctatagagtttggtggacccttatattctatcaattggtattagagtaGGTTCTTTCTATCAGGTTAACACCCAGAAAGGATCCTCATGACTGCTCCTCCAAACTTCGAAGAAGGCCAGTCTACTTACATACCTTCAAGGTTCAACGATCAATACTATGTACGGTAGAAAACTAGGATACACGACTTCATCATGGCTGAAgattctgagttatggaataTCATATGTGACGGACCCTTTGTCCCTACAAAGGACCTTGGCGACCCAGTTGTAGCCATTCCCAAGACGAGGAAGGAATTTAATGACACTGAAAGAAAGG
The Nicotiana sylvestris chromosome 11, ASM39365v2, whole genome shotgun sequence DNA segment above includes these coding regions:
- the LOC104228699 gene encoding uncharacterized protein, giving the protein MNSISYIRTEMLPLCFSNHSQFLSPLTSPPRRCRDHPRFTTTLSVLKTSRPVSEVAVDDVFQDFLRERELNGDIISRISDRIWLRNVVNFDSLEAGNCATEATQSLEVSGEDNEGGFLKLKSTKEWLSGDATAPVNKKRTLKEIQDDRERRKRLNFLRYEALKKELLYLTVGIGTACSGYCLVALSVQAALSYATGVVFSYVYLQLLCQHADNLSQETVPEIFKKKKLKKIGIRSQDLQDFFERSVKGSSIALSSPRLVFPAAIYGLWELCQHFAHDLFDFQLVPAMVGLFAYKAAALVQVYRDNEDLQFLFPENEEGSAN